A single region of the Manihot esculenta cultivar AM560-2 chromosome 12, M.esculenta_v8, whole genome shotgun sequence genome encodes:
- the LOC110627410 gene encoding probable signal peptidase complex subunit 1, protein MDWQGQKLAEQLMQILLLVFAVVAFTAGYLMGSFQTMIQIYAGGVVLTTLITVPNWPWFNRHPLQWLDPSEAEKHPKPQVQPVSSKKKSAKK, encoded by the coding sequence ATGGATTGGCAAGGGCAGAAGCTAGCGGAGCAACTGATGCAGATCTTGCTGCTGGTATTCGCGGTGGTGGCCTTCACTGCTGGCTATTTAATGGGATCGTTTCAAACTATGATCCAAATTTACGCTGGTGGAGTGGTACTCACTACATTGATTACTGTTCCCAATTGGCCTTGGTTTAATCGCCATCCTCTCCAGTGGTTGGACCCTAGCGAAGCAGAGAAGCACCCCAAGCCTCAGGTTCAGCCTGTAAGTTCGAAGAAGAAATCTGCTAAAAAGTAG